A DNA window from Malus domestica chromosome 12, GDT2T_hap1 contains the following coding sequences:
- the LOC103449930 gene encoding E3 ubiquitin-protein ligase UPL7-like — translation MDKRGKHQVSLRGASAKEITRDALLEKVSQERELRQYARRATVAALFIQREWRRYRAVKMAALEVRGEWEKVVEQYAELAFTATWISSNVVRPFLFFITCLSTWHSNIQTTEMCSMKTCFQILLESVNSTDSKKNFCSLAIGTLEESRIWSYQSRKLISLCMFVLSKCDTSRARDQVIVALTSLAMRFVVVLTDFKGWKSVAEHDCQSADAAVKYLVRFMGTGESGLYLSIRRYISTLDAPGFSRISSNIQRDDSFLITASTITLALRPFHLAKFDSDGPGSLDVHYVAEKYCVFLLTIPCLTQRLPAVLISAMRHKSILSPCFQTLLILKDKILKEMLDVDQSKVHFLPKVIPPVGWALANIICLATVTESDSVDPGGFNQDLDSVSYVCAVNTLAETLLSMLENVDCVKDKQALQSDVETHEKPNTVLCEGETGSFKMYLDMFRPISQQWHLTDLLATMNKVGDIQGSETLTPKKIERLGKLELLDIVHLYSYMLRIFSFLNPTVGSFPVLNMLSFTPGFLVNLWRALETYLFPGDGHTAPEHYDCITKKSGGVKKDEAFERKLKHTNNDGVNKWVTVLHKITGKSQAGIDNTNLSDSQPNPRSVHEDSSDVWDIEPVRHGPQGISRDMSCMLYLFCASYSHLLLILDDIEFYEKQVPFTLEQQRKIASVLNALVYNGFSQTIGQQDRPLMESAIRCLHLMYERDCRHQFCPSVLWLAPARKNRPPIAVAARTHEVFSTNVGSDDAPVIPSIGSVITTTPHVFPFEERVEMFREFIKMDKASRKMAGDVAGPGSRSVEIVVRRGHIVEDGFQQLNSLGSRLKSSIHVSFVSECGLPEAGLDYGGLSKEFLTDISKAAFAPDYGLFSQTSTSDRLLMPNASARFLENGIQMIEFLGRVVGKALYEGILLDYSFSHVFVQKLLGRYSFLDELSTLDPELYKNLMYVKHYDGDVEELCLDFTVTEESFGKRHVIELKPGGKDTTVTNKNKMQYIHAIADYKLNRQIFPFSNAFYRGLADLISPSWLKLFNAGEFNQLLSGGNHDIDVDDLRKNTRYTGGYSDGSRTIKIFWEVMKGFEPKERCMLLKFVTSCSRAPLLGFKHLQPTFTIHKVACDIPVWDTMRGHDVERLPSASTCYNTLKLPTYKRPSTLRDKLLYAISSNAGFELS, via the exons ATGGACAAGCGAGGCAAACATCAG GTTTCGTTGAGAGGAGCGAGCGCCAAGGAGATTACCAGAGACGCGCTTCTCGAGAAGGTCTCTCAGGAACGAGAGCTCCGTCAGTACGCCCGACGGGCCACGGTTGCTGCGCTCTTCATTCAG AGAGAGTGGAGGCGCTACAGGGCCGTGAAGATGGCCGCGTTGGAGGTTCGAGGAGAGTGGGAGAAAGTGGTGGAACAGTATGCTGAGTTAGCCTTCACTGCAACATGGATTTCCAGCAATGTAGTGaggccttttcttttctttattacttgtttatctACTTGGCATAGCAACATTCAAACTACAGAAATGTGCTCTATGAAGACCTGCTTTCAGATTCTACTGGAAAGCGTGAATTCTACTG ATTCAAAGAAGAACTTTTGTTCATTGGCAATCGGCACTCTTGAAGAGAGTAGAATCTGGAGTTATCAGTCAAGGAAGCTGATTTCTCTCTGCATGTTTGTTCTTTCTAAGTGTGACACGTCCCGTGCACGGGATCAAGTTATTGTTGCTCTCACCTCCTTAGCAATGCGTTTTGTTGTTGTCTTAACTGATTTCAAAGGATGGAAGAGCGTTGCTGAGCATGACTGCCAGAGTGCAGATGCGGCAGTGAAGTATTTAGTTCGATTTATGGGGACTGGTGAAAGTGGTCTTTACCTATCTATTAGAAGATACATTAGTACATTGGATGCTCCTGGATTTTCACGGATAAGCAGTAACATACAAAGAGATGATAGTTTTCTGATTACAGCAAGTACAATAACTTTAGCTCTCAGGCCATTTCATCTAGCAAAGTTTGATTCAGATGGCCCTGGCTCATTGGATGTCCATTATGTTGCCGAGAAGTACTGCGTGTTTCTACTTACAATTCCTTGTCTTACCCAACGCCTTCCAGCTGTGCTTATATCTGCTATGAGGCACAAGTCCATTCTCTCACCTTGTTTCCAGACATTACTG ATTTTGAAAGACAAAATACTAAAGGAGATGTTAGATGTGGATCAATCAAAGGTTCATTTTCTTCCGAAGGTGATTCCCCCAGTTGGTTGGGCTCTTGCAAACATTATATGCCTAGCAACAGTGACAGAGAGTGATTCCGTTGATCCTGGAGGGTTCAATCAAGATTTGGACTCTGTCTCATATGTCTGTGCTGTTAACACTCTTGCAGAAACCTTATTGTCTATGCTTGAGAATGTTGACTGTGTCAAGGATAAGCAGGCTCTCCAAAGTGATGTTGAAACCCATGAGAAGCCCAATACAGTTTTATGTGAGGGTGAGACGGGTTCCTTTAAGATGTACTTGGATATGTTTAGGCCTATTTCCCAGCAGTGGCATCTTACAGATCTCTTGGCAACAATGAATAAAGTTGGTGATATTCAAGGGTCTGAGACTCTGacaccaaaaaaaattgaacgttTAGGGAAGTTGGAACTGCTAGATATTGTGCATTTATATTCTTACATGCTCAGAATATTTTCATTCTTGAACCCCACAGTTGGGTCTTTTCCTGTCCTTAACATGCTCTCTTTTACTCCTGGGTTTCTTGTGAATCTGTGGAGAGCCTTGGAAACTTACCTTTTTCCTGGGGATGGTCACACTGCTCCTGAGCATTATGATTGTATCACTAAAAAGTCTGGTGGTGTAAAAAAAGATGAGGCTTTTGAGAGaaaactaaaacacaccaaCAATGATGGAGTTAATAAGTGGGTCACTGTTCTTCATAAAATTACTGGCAAGTCGCAAGCAGGCATTGATAATACAAATTTGAGTGATAGTCAACCTAATCCTAGATCTGTTCATGAGGATTCTTCTGATGTTTGGGATATAGAACCTGTGAGGCATGGCCCTCAAGGTATTTCAAGAGACATGTCATGTATGCTTTATCTTTTCTGTGCAAGTTATTCGCACCTGCTTTTGATTCTTGATGATATAGAGTTTTATGAGAAACAG GTGCCATTCACACTGGAGCAACAACGGAAAATTGCATCTGTTCTCAATGCATTAGTTTATAACGGATTTTCTCAAACTATTGGACAGCAGGATAGACCCCTTATGGAATCTGCAATCAGATGCTTGCATTTAATGTATGAAAGGGATTGCAGGCACCAGTTCTGCCCCTCTGTTTTGTGGCTTGCACCTGCTAGAAAGAACCGCCCTCCAATTGCTGTAGCTGCCAGAACTCATGAAGTTTTCTCAACAAATGTAGGATCAGATGATGCCCCAGTCATTCCAAGTATAGGCTCTGTTATAACTACAACTCCACATGTATTTCCATTTGAAGAAAG AGTTGAGATGTTTAGAGAGTTTATCAAGATGGACAAAGCCTCCAGAAAAATGGCTGGTGACGTTGCTGGACCTGGTTCACGATCAGTTGAGATAGTAGTTCGCCGTGGTCATATTGTTGAAGATGGATTTCAGCAATTAAATTCCCTGGGTTCAAGGTTAAAGTCATCAATCCATGTTTCATTTGTCAGTGAATGTGGCCTTCCGGAGGCTGGCCTGGACTATGGTGGATTATCTAAAGAGTTTTTGACAGATATATCAAAAGCAGCCTTTGCTCCTGA TTATGGGCTATTTTCCCAAACCTCAACATCAGACCGACTTCTAATGCCTAATGCGTCCGCAAGGTTCCTAGAGAATGGTATCCAGATGATTGAATTCCTTGGAAGAGTTGTTGGCAAAGCTCTTTATGAAGGAATTTTGCTAGACTACTCCTTTTCACATGTTTTTGTACAAAAGCTGTTAGGTCGGTATAGCTTTCTTGATGAACTATCAACACTGGATCCAGAGCTTTACAAGAATCTCATGTATGTGAAG CACTATGATGGTGACGTGGAGGAACTCTGTCTTGATTTTACAGTAACTGAAGAATCATTTGGGAAACGGCATGTCATTGAGCTTAAGCCTGGTGGAAAGGATACTACTGTGACAAACAAGAACAAAATGCAATACATTCATGCAATTGCTGATTATAAGCTTAACCGACAG ATATTTCCTTTTTCAAATGCATTCTATAGAGGGTTAGCTGATCTCATATCACCATCCTGGCTAAAATTGTTTAATGCAGGTGAATTTAATCAG TTGCTTTCAGGTGGAAACCATGACATTGATGTGGATGATTTAAGGAAGAACACAAGGTACACTGGTGGTTACTCTGACGGGAGCCGAACGATTAAAATTTTTTGGGAG GTAATGAAAGGTTTTGAACCTAAAGAACGTTGTATGCTTCTAAAATTCGTCACCAGTTGTTCTCGAGCTCCATTACTTGGATTCAAGCACCTGCAACCTACTTTTACAATCCATAAG GTTGCATGTGATATCCCTGTCTGGGATACAATGAGAGGACATGATGTTGAGCGGCTTCCATCAGCCTCAACTTGCTATAATACTCTGAAG CTTCCAACTTACAAACGTCCAAGCACTTTGAGAGACAAACTTCTATATGCAATCAGTTCCAATGCAGGATTTGAACTTTCCTAA
- the LOC103449929 gene encoding protein CHUP1, chloroplastic, with amino-acid sequence MESSTSKADIIIKPVLKAAVIPLALSVAGFICAKIMANRSVNLKGSSTGTDDQVSYLKANSRKFRDEDVFHSFSSACMLSTECLEIQDNKHVLEEEISCLRLRLDELQKRESDLEMQFIRYCNLKEQESVLMELSNMLLLEVARVEFLEKEASSMEAESQGLEKLVGECLRASEQMEYWKSENGLLQRKVKKLLRKARRQYHVIREQDSKLEAREAEALGIHDAQETKAKVIKKLEYETGELRAVLERVQDEKKGLLARLALAEKSAASISKTEGEGVKIEDYTGLEKELENLKKDRAAEIKELIYLRWSNACLRQELMRNQAQLEQQAQEKDNNLEINLEGRAEIGNCEQCFGNMSSDQEHPKRKKLFRRLKRWVEGNEKGRGRLDEKERHGQVTCFGRNSVSDYAEEHQVPRKSCSSASTHNIRL; translated from the exons ATGGAGAGCTCAACATCAAAGGCAGATATCATCATAAAGCCAGTGCTGAAAGCAGCTGTGATTCCTTTAGCTTTGTCAGTGGCTGGTTTCATCTGTGCCAAGATTATGGCTAACCGAAGCGTTAATCTGAAAGGGTCGTCAACAGGAACTGATGATCAGGTGAGTTACCTCAAGGCCAATTCTCGGAAGTTTAGAGATGAGGATGTTTTTCATAGTTTCAGCTCTGCATGTATGCTTTCAACGGAATGTTTGGAGATTCAAGATAATAAACACGTATTGGAAGAAGAGATTTCGTGCCTAAGACTCCGACTTGATGAGCTTCAGAAAAGAGAATCTGATTTGGAGATGCAGTTTATACGCTACTGCAACTTGAAAGAGCAAGAATCTGTTCTTATGGAGCTTTCGAATATGTTGTTATTGGAAGTGGCTCGTGTTGAGTTCTTGGAGAAAGAAGCTTCATCCATGGAGGCTGAGAGCCAAGGGCTTGAGAAATTGGTTGGAGAATGTTTGAGAGCTTCGGAGCAAATGGAGTATTGGAAATCAGAAAATGGATTGCTTCAGAGGAAGGTAAAGAAGCTTTTGAGGAAAGCAAGAAGGCAATATCATGTAATACGCGAACAAGACTCGAAACTTGAAGCTAGGGAAGCAGAAGCTTTGGGAATCCATGATGCGCAAGAAACAAAGGCAAAGGTTATCAAGAAATTGGAGTATGAAACTGGGGAATTGAGAGCGGTTTTGGAGCGAGTGCAAGATGAGAAAAAGGGGCTCTTGGCAAGGCTTGCGTTGGCAGAAAAATCGGCGGCTTCAATCTCCAAG ACTGAAGGAGAAGGGGTCAAAATCGAGGACTATACAGGCCTCGAAAAGGAGTTGGAGAATCTGAAAAAGGATCGTGCAGCTGAAATTAAGGAACTGATTTACTTGAGGTGGAGCAATGCTTGCTTAAGGCAGGAGTTGATGAGAAATCAAGCGCAACTAGAGCAGCAGGCTCAAGAGAAGGATAATAATCTGGAAATAAATTTGGAAGGAAGAGCAGAAATTGGAAATTGTGAGCAGTGCTTTGGAAATATGAGCAGCGATCAAGAGCAtccgaaaagaaaaaagttattcCGAAGGCTTAAGAGATGGGTGGAAGGGAATGAGAAGGGAAGAGGAAGATTGGATGAGAAAGAAAGGCATGGACAAGTTACGTGTTTTGGAAGAAATTCTGTTTCGGATTATGCAGAGGAGCATCAGGTTCCAAGGAAGTCTTGCTCTAGTGCATCAACACATAATATTCGACTTTGA
- the LOC103449931 gene encoding GDSL esterase/lipase At5g03820-like, with protein MGISSELLAFLSILVLVFAAAWADPLVPALIIFGDSVADVGNNNNLTTPIKANFPPYGRDFVTHRPTGRFCNGKLTTDFTAEYLGFTSYPPAYLSPEAEGQNLLTGVNFASAASGYLDYTPFLYNTLSLTRQLNYYRQYQNEVVSMVGSNNTSAIFSGAIHLLSAGTSDFIQNYYINPLLRIYSPDQFSNILIRSYSTFIQNLYALGARRIGVTNLPPIGCLPAAITMFGSGTNECVPRLNQDAIYFNNKLNSTSQDLKNRLPGLKLVVFNIFQPLLDMIMNPGDNGFFESRRACCGTGILETSVLCNSRSVGTCTNATGYVFWDGFHPSEAANEVLAGDLLQQGFDLIS; from the exons ATGGGGATTTCAAGTGAACTCCTGGCTTTCTTGAGCATTCTTGTGCTGGTTTTCGCAGCGGCTTGGGCAGACCCTCTGGTTCCTGCTCTTATCATCTTTGGGGACTCTGTTGCTGATGTGGGCAACAACAACAACCTCACTACACCCATCAAGGCAAACTTCCCTCCTTATGGAAGAGACTTTGTGACTCATAGACCAACTGGAAGATTCTGCAATGGAAAGCTTACCACAGACTTCACTG CTGAATATCTAGGATTCACCTCATACCCGCCCGCTTACCTTAGCCCAGAAGCCGAAGGGCAGAACCTCCTGACCGGAGTCAACTTTGCATCAGCTGCTTCTGGCTATTTGGATTACACACCTTTCTTATAT AATACACTTTCGCTGACCCGGCAACTGAATTACTATAGGCAGTATCAGAATGAAGTGGTGAGTATGGTGGGTAGCAACAACACCAGTGCCATATTCTCTGGTGCCATCCACCTTCTAAGCGCAGGGACCAGtgatttcattcaaaactacTATATCAATCCCCTTCTTAGAATCTACTCACCTGACCAGTTCTCAAACATTCTCATTAGATCATACTCCACTTTCATTCAG AATTTGTATGCACTCGGAGCACGAAGGATTGGAGTCACAAACTTACCACCAATTGGGTGTTTGCCAGCAGCAATCACAATGTTTGGCTCTGGAACCAACGAATGTGTCCCAAGGTTAAACCAAGATGCCATTTATTTCAACAATAAGCTAAACAGCACATCTCAAGATTTGAAGAATAGGCTTCCAGGCCTCAAGCTTGTGGTCTTCAATATCTTCCAGCCTCTTCTGGATATGATTATGAATCCTGGTGATAATG GGTTCTTTGAGTCTAGAAGAGCTTGTTGTGGAACAGGTATATTAGAGACCTCTGTGCTTTGCAACTCTAGGTCTGTAGGAACATGTACCAATGCGACTGGTTATGTGTTTTGGGATGGATTCCATCCCTCTGAAGCTGCTAATGAGGTCTTAGCTGGAGATCTACTTCAACAGGGTTTTGACCTCATATCTTGA